Within Sorangiineae bacterium MSr11367, the genomic segment CCGGCCGACGGTGGCCTCGAAGTTGTTCTTCGCCAGGTAGAAGCGGCCCACGCTCAGCTCGTGGCCCACCAGCTTGATGGTGACCTTTTCGAGCAAGTCGCAAATGCGCGGGCTCTCTTTCGACTCGGGGTAGTCCTGGAGAAAGCTTTTGAGCTCGCGGTACGATTCGAGTGTGGCGACCTGATCGCGTTCCTCGCTGGCGGGCAGCAAAATCGAATCGCTGATCTGGTTGTATTGCGCCTCGGCAATGCGGGAGCGCGCGTAGCCCACTTCCGCGGTGAGCGAGCGGTGGTCATGCACGAACTGCTTGTAGCCGCGGATGGCCTCCCCGAGCTTGTCCTGCTCGAAGTCGGCATCGGCGATGCGGAGCTCGGCGAGCGGAGCGTACCGCGAATAGGCGTACTTGCGTTTCACCTCGCGGAAGAGGGCCTGGGCCTGCAGCCAGTTGTGCGCTTTGAACTCGTCCAGCGCCAAGTTGTAGTCGCGCTCTGCGTTGGCCGCGTACGAAAGGCCGGTCTTGGACTCCGGCATGGGGCAGCCGGCGAGGCCGAGGGTGGAGGCGGTCAGGATTAAGGCGAGGGCTAAGGAGGGGGAACGTAGGCGCGACATGATGCCGGCCCCACGTTTACCGCGTTCAGGCATCTGGACGCCAGCGCAGGATCCGCCTCGGGGGGGCCGTTCCTTCGCTTTCGGCGTGTCGGACGAACATACGCATCAAAAGACGGGTCTTGTCCTGGATGTCGTCGGGTGCATCGCCCCCGATGTCGACGGTCCCGTCGGCTAGGACATCGACCACGAGCCGGTGCTTCTCTTTGGCCGTGAACGCGAAGCCTTCGTAGCGGTACGGCGGTGCGTACGCTTGCGTGGGCGCAATCTCGATGCGGCGCACGCTGGCAGGACGCGAGGCGACGGGGATGTTCGAGAAGGACTCTGGCGCTTCGGGGATACCGGCCGCTTCCGGGCGTTCCAGGCGCGATTCTCCGCGTGAAAGGTCGTCGGGCGGCAGACGGGCGTTCCGTTCCAGGATGAAGCGAATTCCCCGTTCAGGGTGCGCACCGATGATGGCCATGGTTCCCCTCCAGCTATTTGACCTTTACCCGCTCGGGCGGCAACTGGCCATAGACCTATGGTAAACCTCTCGCCGTGGAAAAGAACCCGATAACCCCCGAGGGCTTTGTGCGGCTGCGTGACGAACTCCATAACCTCAAGAGCGTGGAGCGGCCGAAGATCATCCAGGCCATTGCCACGGCACGAGAACATGGAGATCTCAGTGAAAACGCGGAGTACCACGCCGCGCGCGAGAAACAATCGTTCATCGAGGGGCGCGTCAAAGAGCTGGAGCAAAAGCTCGCCCTCGCCGAGGTGATCGATCCCGCCAAGTTGTCCGGCAACAAGGTCGCCTTCGGCGCCTACATAAAATTGTCCAATCTGACGACCGATGAGGAGGTGCAATACCGCATTCTCGGTGCCGACGAGGCCGATCTCGCCCAGGGAACCATCAGCGTCACGAGCCCGCTGGCCCGCTCCCTTCTCGGCAAAGAGGTGGGGGACGAGGTCAAGGTTCGCATGCCGGGCGGCGACCGCATGTACGAGATCCTGGAAGTCTCGTTTAAGTAAGTGCTTGCTGGATTGCTTATTTTGCGATGAACCGAGCGCAGACTGGGTAATCGATTGCAGATGAGGCCTATGAGGGCCGCAAGGCCCGAATGAATGCGGCTGAAGTCTCCTGGAGCGATCCGGTCGAGAGGCTTCCGGGAATTGGCCCAAGCTCCGCGAAGCTTCTCGCGGAGCAAGGGGTCACGTGCGCTGGCGATCTCGTGTGGACGCTGCCGATCGCGTTCGACGATGGGCGCCATCCTCTGACGGTGACCGAGGCGCTCGCGCTCGATGCCGCCCACCTTGGCAAGCGCGTGTGCGTGCGCGGGCGGGTGAAGTCGGCCGGCCCCGTGTTTTTGCGCGGACGGCGTGGGGTTCGGGTCGTCGTGGAGGATCCGGAAGAAGAGAAAAACGAATCGGGCGGGGGGAGAGGAAAGAAGAAGTCCCTGACCGCGTGGTGGTTCTTCATGGCGCACGCCGTGGTGACGGCGGCCAAGGTGGGCGAGTTTTGTCTTTTGACCGGGCGCGTGAATCCGGAGAAGCGCGTGATGGCCCACCCCGACTTCGCGATGGACATCCCGGGTGCCCGCACGGTGCGGGCGCGTTACCCGCGGTTGGGCATTTCCGAGGCGGCGGTGCGCAAAGCGATCGCCGCGGCGCTCGGCGGAGATGCGGTGCCGGATCCCGTGCCACCGACCATCGCCGCGCGCGAGAAGATGCCGCCGCTCGGGCCGGCGATGCGCGCGGTTCACGGGCAAGGGGGTGCGCTCGAGGAGCCGGCTTCGGCGGAGGTTCTCGCGTGCCTGGGCGAGCGCCTGGCGTGGACGGAGGCGTTGGCGCACGTGTGGGCGCGATTCGGTGCAGAAGAGGAAGAGCAGGCGGGGCGCGGGGCGCTGGCGTTGCCGCGGGATGAATCCGTGCTCGGGCGGCTGCGCGCGGAGCTGCGGTTCGACCTGACCGCGTCCCAAGAACGTGCCATCGCGGAGATCGGCGCGGACTTGGCGGGAACGGCGCCGATGCGGCGGCTGTTGCTCGGGGACGTGGGAACGGGAAAGACGGCGGTGTTGCTGGCGGCGGCCGCGCAATGCGTTGCGGCGGGGGCTCAGGTCGCCATTTTGGCGCCGACGGGGGTGCTCGCGGAGCAGTACCTCGATGCCGCGCAACCTCTGGTGCGTGCCACGAAGGGGATGCTCGCGCTGGTGACCGCAGGAACGACCGCGACGGCCCGGCGGCGGCTGGCCGAGCGCGTGGCGCGGGGCGACGTGCACATCGTCGTGGGGACGCAC encodes:
- a CDS encoding DEAD/DEAH box helicase yields the protein MNAAEVSWSDPVERLPGIGPSSAKLLAEQGVTCAGDLVWTLPIAFDDGRHPLTVTEALALDAAHLGKRVCVRGRVKSAGPVFLRGRRGVRVVVEDPEEEKNESGGGRGKKKSLTAWWFFMAHAVVTAAKVGEFCLLTGRVNPEKRVMAHPDFAMDIPGARTVRARYPRLGISEAAVRKAIAAALGGDAVPDPVPPTIAAREKMPPLGPAMRAVHGQGGALEEPASAEVLACLGERLAWTEALAHVWARFGAEEEEQAGRGALALPRDESVLGRLRAELRFDLTASQERAIAEIGADLAGTAPMRRLLLGDVGTGKTAVLLAAAAQCVAAGAQVAILAPTGVLAEQYLDAAQPLVRATKGMLALVTAGTTATARRRLAERVARGDVHIVVGTHALLSQDLQFARLGLVVVDEQHRLGVAQRLALVGKAKEGQERPHLLTVSATPIPRTLALALRGELATSRLEERPMGRPPVTTRTWPRTGMAKIIERLRERCARGERAFFVSPRIEVDPDDPAADPSSAAVVRAEELAKALAPHTVALVHGGMRPDEKAAAMRAFRRGEASVLVGTTVVEVGLDVPEATIIIIDGAERFGLAQLHQMRGRVGRGARPGTCILVHDEPLEGVAKRRLEAICRLSDGAEVARADLELRGAGELGGTRQSGVEEELRYLDPTRPPPWLDRIEADARALFARDPKLEKHPYLARAVRRLGLAMAVREEAG
- the bamD gene encoding outer membrane protein assembly factor BamD, yielding MSRLRSPSLALALILTASTLGLAGCPMPESKTGLSYAANAERDYNLALDEFKAHNWLQAQALFREVKRKYAYSRYAPLAELRIADADFEQDKLGEAIRGYKQFVHDHRSLTAEVGYARSRIAEAQYNQISDSILLPASEERDQVATLESYRELKSFLQDYPESKESPRICDLLEKVTIKLVGHELSVGRFYLAKNNFEATVGRVQYAIRNFGSELTCRGTRPDPLQKGEPSELRTEFGLIPEALLLLGETYLKMRKWNEAREAFNTLKKRYPESALVAQADNFLEFMKARGV
- the greA gene encoding transcription elongation factor GreA — its product is MEKNPITPEGFVRLRDELHNLKSVERPKIIQAIATAREHGDLSENAEYHAAREKQSFIEGRVKELEQKLALAEVIDPAKLSGNKVAFGAYIKLSNLTTDEEVQYRILGADEADLAQGTISVTSPLARSLLGKEVGDEVKVRMPGGDRMYEILEVSFK